The Corallococcus caeni genome includes a region encoding these proteins:
- a CDS encoding protealysin inhibitor emfourin — MRIELKRDGGIAFFPGLARPRTVDLAALPPATAEALQRKVREARFFEQPATVGGGPTAGADRTRYTVTIEDDGGRRHSVQMVEPVTEPHLRSLLELIQKAARGSAR; from the coding sequence ATGCGAATCGAGCTCAAACGGGACGGGGGCATCGCCTTCTTCCCGGGCCTCGCCAGGCCCCGCACGGTGGACCTGGCGGCCCTGCCTCCCGCCACCGCGGAAGCGCTCCAGCGGAAGGTGCGGGAGGCCCGTTTCTTCGAACAGCCGGCCACCGTGGGAGGAGGGCCCACGGCCGGCGCGGACCGGACGCGCTACACCGTCACCATCGAGGACGACGGCGGACGGCGGCACTCGGTCCAGATGGTGGAGCCGGTGACGGAGCCGCACCTGCGCTCCCTGCTGGAGCTCATCCAGAAGGCCGCGCGGGGCAGCGCCCGGTAG
- a CDS encoding M4 family metallopeptidase, with the protein MCCNTRIWHSHHCILPPYVSRQIAQNGSPQQRAQALRTLSIDNTLRAIRLSSSGAPQAAKRLIPGPMVVESQKRRTIYNVKNSEALPGLEVRSEGANDTGDAAVDEAYLGLGATYDLYWDVYGRNSIDGNGMPLNGHVHYGSGYDNAFWDGERMVFGDGDGELFNRFTISVDVIGHELTHGVTEHEGPLAYFSQAGALNEHMSDCFGSLVKQRLLNQTADQADWLIGAGLLTDKVQGKALRSMKDPGTAFDDPVLGKDPQPALMKDFVSTWEDNGGVHINSGIPNKAFCLAAINLKGFAWEKAGLIWLETLRDSRLKPNASFLSFARLTVTAAVRLFGSGDEEQIVRDAWNQVGIKVSKERAGAPAWTPQLPKQATQPVQRKH; encoded by the coding sequence ATGTGTTGCAACACTCGAATCTGGCATTCCCACCACTGCATCCTGCCGCCGTACGTCAGCCGTCAGATTGCCCAGAACGGTTCGCCACAGCAGCGCGCGCAGGCCCTGCGGACGCTCTCCATCGACAACACCCTGCGCGCCATCCGCCTGTCGAGCAGCGGTGCGCCCCAGGCGGCGAAGCGCCTCATCCCGGGGCCCATGGTCGTGGAGAGCCAGAAGCGCCGCACCATCTACAACGTGAAGAACTCCGAAGCCCTTCCGGGACTGGAGGTCCGCAGCGAGGGAGCGAATGACACCGGCGACGCGGCGGTCGACGAGGCCTACCTCGGCCTGGGCGCGACCTACGACCTCTACTGGGATGTCTACGGGCGCAACTCCATTGACGGGAACGGAATGCCCCTCAACGGGCACGTCCACTATGGCAGCGGCTACGACAACGCCTTCTGGGACGGCGAGCGCATGGTGTTCGGCGACGGCGACGGCGAGCTCTTCAACCGCTTCACCATCTCGGTGGACGTCATCGGGCACGAGCTGACCCACGGCGTGACGGAGCACGAGGGCCCGCTTGCCTACTTCTCCCAGGCGGGCGCGCTCAACGAGCACATGTCGGACTGCTTCGGCTCGCTCGTGAAGCAGCGCCTGTTGAACCAGACGGCGGACCAGGCCGACTGGCTCATTGGCGCGGGGCTCCTGACGGACAAGGTCCAGGGCAAGGCCCTGCGCTCCATGAAGGACCCAGGCACCGCGTTCGATGATCCGGTGCTCGGCAAGGATCCGCAGCCGGCCCTGATGAAGGACTTCGTGAGCACGTGGGAGGACAACGGCGGCGTGCACATCAACTCCGGCATCCCCAACAAGGCCTTCTGCCTCGCGGCCATCAACCTGAAGGGCTTCGCGTGGGAGAAGGCGGGCCTCATCTGGCTGGAGACGCTGCGCGACTCCCGGCTGAAGCCCAACGCCTCGTTCCTCTCCTTCGCCCGGCTCACCGTGACGGCGGCCGTCCGGCTCTTCGGCAGCGGCGACGAGGAGCAGATCGTGCGCGACGCCTGGAACCAGGTGGGCATCAAGGTCTCCAAGGAGCGCGCGGGCGCGCCGGCCTGGACGCCGCAGCTGCCGAAGCAGGCCACGCAGCCGGTGCAGCGCAAGCACTAG